In Aphis gossypii isolate Hap1 unplaced genomic scaffold, ASM2018417v2 Contig00678, whole genome shotgun sequence, the following proteins share a genomic window:
- the LOC126555018 gene encoding uncharacterized protein LOC126555018, with protein sequence MFGCTARTGLASAGIPYDEIEKLKSEEDIEELFNNRNHSDHINEVEDDLVSVGDLDNEVNLETENELRNTKDIGKRIETIKDQRQKSVVCLEKQASKMLRLTNEKFSKLDVGTTVRVPIPDVDRARGSPRNLLAVIISYEDDMYKLCTEYGVLKHKYTRAQISPCKEKFLELDEAMKKNKDREITLREAAGHGIAGHQGFNRCNCKIGCGTKKCACNAAEMLCSSKCHGNQNCKNK encoded by the exons ATGTTTGGTTGTACAGCGAGAACAGGGTTAGCTTCAGCTGGGATACCTTACGATGAAATAGAAAAACTTAAGTCAGAAGAGGATATTGAAGAACTATTTAATAACAGAAACCATTCAGATCATATTAATGAAGTAGAAGATGATTTAGTCAGTGTTGGAGATCTTGACAATGAAGTAAACTTAGAGACTGAAAATGAATTAAGAAATACTAAAgacatag GTAAAAGAATTGAAACAATTAAAGACCAACGACAAAAATCGGTTGTCTGTCTCGAAAAACAAGCGTCAAAAATGTTGAGACTGACTAACGAAAAGTTTTCAAAGCTTGATGTCGGTACAACTGTTCGTGTCCCAATACCAGATGTCGATAGAGCACGAGGTTCTCCGCGTAATTTACTTgctgttattatttcatacgAAGATgacatgtataaattat GTACAGAATATGGGGTGTTGAAACACAAATATACACGAGCACAAATTTCTCCGTGTAAAGAAAAATTTCTAGAACTAGATGAAgccatgaaaaaaaataaagacagGGAAATAACATTAAGAGAAGCCGCAGGACATGGAATAGCTGGTCATCAAGGATTTAATCGATGCAACTGTAAAATTGGTTGTGGAACTAAAAAATGTGCTTGCAATGCAGCAGAAATGTTGTGCAGTTCAAAATGTCATGGTAaccaaaattgtaaaaataaataa